A genomic segment from Verrucomicrobiia bacterium encodes:
- a CDS encoding pyruvate decarboxylase, whose amino-acid sequence MSEGGSITSPAPTTTLGGYLAARIAQTGITDFFGVPGDYNLVLLDELLKQPGLRMVGCCNELNAGYAADGYARVRGFSAVVVTYMVGATSLLNSTAGSYSDDLPVLVVSGGPNTNDAPARRILHHTIGEKDVDQASKCFEPVVRKTFVIRHLDDATTMIDEALTLCLRDRKPVYLEVACNLAGARVPAPGPMSFPPARTPSDPASLKAAVDAALAHLTAAVKPVLLAGVKLAPAGAQDSFEKLANALGCAVAVMPNAKGLFRENHPGFVGTYWGAVSSEDCAEVIESSDCQIIAGPIFNDYTTTGWTALIHHNKAITADPDRVTVTGTRFHNVRLDDFLTTLAARVSRKEASLLAYRRLHENPAQPPLAATDTPLSLRELRAQVQHLLDARSHIVVETGDSWFNGQKLTLPAGAGYHFQMQYGSIGWCTGATLGVSIGAGPARRVIALIGDGSFQVTAQEVSTMIRYHVNPIIFLLNNRGYTIEVEIHDGPYNNIKNWDYAGLIQVFNAGEGNGLGLKATTSAELTAAVERARHHTGLVLIECALDRDDCTRELLEWGSRVASANSRPPASPG is encoded by the coding sequence ATGTCTGAAGGAGGATCCATCACGTCCCCGGCCCCGACCACGACACTTGGTGGCTACCTGGCCGCCCGCATTGCCCAGACGGGCATCACCGACTTCTTCGGCGTGCCCGGGGACTACAACCTGGTGCTGCTGGACGAACTGCTCAAGCAGCCCGGGCTGCGCATGGTCGGGTGCTGCAACGAACTCAACGCGGGTTACGCCGCCGATGGTTATGCCCGCGTGCGCGGATTCTCGGCGGTGGTGGTGACCTACATGGTGGGAGCCACCAGTCTGCTCAATTCCACGGCGGGATCGTATTCTGACGACCTGCCCGTGCTCGTCGTCTCCGGTGGACCGAACACCAACGACGCCCCGGCCCGCCGCATCCTCCACCACACCATCGGCGAGAAGGACGTTGACCAGGCCTCGAAATGCTTTGAGCCGGTGGTTCGCAAGACCTTTGTCATCCGCCATCTCGACGACGCCACGACGATGATTGACGAGGCGCTGACGCTCTGTCTGCGCGACCGGAAGCCGGTCTATCTGGAAGTGGCCTGCAACCTGGCCGGCGCCCGGGTCCCCGCCCCGGGACCGATGAGCTTCCCGCCCGCCCGGACCCCAAGCGACCCGGCCTCCCTGAAGGCCGCCGTTGATGCCGCGCTCGCGCACCTGACGGCAGCGGTCAAGCCCGTGCTGCTTGCCGGGGTCAAACTCGCCCCCGCCGGCGCTCAAGACAGCTTCGAAAAGCTGGCCAACGCCCTGGGCTGTGCCGTGGCCGTGATGCCCAACGCCAAGGGATTGTTCCGTGAGAACCATCCCGGTTTTGTCGGCACCTATTGGGGCGCGGTCAGCAGCGAGGACTGCGCCGAGGTCATCGAGTCCAGCGACTGCCAGATCATCGCCGGGCCCATCTTCAACGACTACACCACCACCGGATGGACGGCGCTCATCCATCACAACAAGGCGATCACCGCGGACCCCGACCGGGTCACCGTCACGGGAACCCGGTTCCACAACGTCCGGCTGGATGATTTTCTGACGACGTTGGCGGCACGGGTGTCGAGGAAGGAGGCCTCGCTGCTGGCGTACCGGCGCCTGCACGAGAACCCCGCGCAACCCCCTTTGGCGGCGACCGACACGCCTCTGTCGCTGCGCGAGTTGCGCGCGCAGGTGCAGCACCTGCTGGACGCCCGTTCCCACATCGTCGTGGAAACGGGCGATTCCTGGTTCAACGGACAGAAACTGACGCTGCCCGCCGGTGCCGGCTACCACTTCCAGATGCAATACGGCTCCATCGGCTGGTGCACCGGGGCAACGCTCGGCGTGTCCATCGGGGCGGGTCCTGCCAGGCGGGTGATTGCGCTGATCGGGGACGGCTCGTTCCAGGTCACTGCCCAGGAGGTGTCCACGATGATTCGATACCACGTCAATCCGATCATTTTCCTGCTGAACAACCGGGGTTATACCATCGAGGTGGAGATTCACGACGGCCCCTACAACAACATCAAGAACTGGGACTACGCCGGGCTGATCCAGGTGTTCAATGCCGGCGAGGGCAACGGGCTGGGCCTCAAGGCAACCACCAGTGCAGAATTGACCGCGGCCGTGGAACGCGCCCGGCACCACACCGGGCTGGTGCTCATCGAGTGCGCCCTCGACCGGGACGATTGCACCAGGGAACTGCTCGAATGGGGCAGCCGTGTGGCTTCGGCGAATTCAAGGCCACCCGCCTCGCCGGGGTAA
- a CDS encoding insulinase family protein produces MKFLKRCAGLSLVSATLLAVPAAAQQIPVIERHLSNGMKLLMVERHEEPRIAGGWVVKVGSANERLGITGIAHLFEHMMFKGTPTLGTRDAARDLELIAEQERVRDLMRLEEASMRLALRRGEVDDLSPPTNATPRHQELQAEFRRLIEEQRELLVKNEFDRVYTTAGASGMNAFTSEDMTGYFINVPANKLELWCWMESERLLHPVFREFYAERDVVYEERRLRVESTPLGKFAETFNAVFWDAHPYMWPVIGWPSDVANISRREADEFYALFYQPQNITLILVGDFQPEAAVELVERYFGRIPAGIRPPPEVTTQEPPGVAEKRMYAEAETNPQVDILWKTVAFRHRDSYPLDVLQLLLTGRTGRLYKGLVLGREVATETYAQQDSRKWAGLFNIGGEAKEGRTPEEVEAAIDAELDRLKEELVPAEELQKVKNQFAAFEYRKLTANFPIFLQVLQNEGLGDWREVNEAAAKLQAVTAEDVQRVARKYFTREDRAVAIYTRKPGTGDASEDPDLAGLSADQRPIILRIVQSLTAETDVAQLRQALAQMQAEGDNADPKRQQLQRIIRKKLAERIAELENN; encoded by the coding sequence ATGAAATTTCTCAAGCGCTGCGCGGGCCTTTCCCTGGTGTCGGCCACGCTTCTGGCGGTTCCGGCCGCGGCCCAGCAGATCCCCGTGATCGAGCGGCACCTGTCCAATGGCATGAAGCTGCTGATGGTGGAACGTCACGAGGAACCACGCATCGCCGGCGGCTGGGTGGTCAAGGTCGGCAGCGCCAACGAGCGCCTGGGGATCACCGGGATCGCCCACCTCTTCGAGCACATGATGTTCAAAGGCACCCCCACCCTGGGCACCCGCGACGCGGCACGCGATCTGGAGCTCATTGCGGAGCAGGAACGGGTCCGGGACCTGATGCGCCTTGAGGAGGCGTCCATGCGCCTGGCCCTGCGACGGGGGGAGGTGGACGACCTGAGTCCTCCCACGAATGCCACGCCCCGCCACCAGGAGCTGCAGGCGGAGTTTCGCAGGCTGATCGAGGAACAGCGCGAGCTGCTGGTGAAAAACGAGTTCGACCGGGTGTACACGACCGCCGGCGCCTCCGGAATGAATGCGTTCACCTCGGAGGACATGACCGGCTACTTCATCAATGTGCCGGCCAACAAGCTGGAGTTGTGGTGCTGGATGGAGAGCGAGCGCCTGCTGCACCCCGTGTTCCGCGAGTTCTATGCCGAGCGCGACGTGGTTTATGAGGAGCGCCGGCTGCGCGTGGAGTCCACGCCCCTCGGGAAATTTGCCGAGACCTTCAATGCGGTGTTCTGGGACGCCCACCCGTACATGTGGCCGGTCATCGGATGGCCCAGCGACGTGGCCAACATCTCCCGACGCGAGGCCGACGAATTCTACGCGCTCTTCTACCAACCGCAGAACATCACCCTGATCCTCGTCGGCGACTTCCAGCCGGAGGCGGCCGTGGAGCTGGTCGAGCGCTACTTCGGACGGATCCCCGCCGGCATCCGCCCGCCGCCGGAGGTGACCACCCAGGAGCCGCCCGGGGTGGCTGAGAAGCGCATGTACGCGGAGGCCGAGACCAACCCGCAGGTGGACATTCTCTGGAAGACGGTCGCCTTCCGTCACCGCGACAGCTATCCGCTCGACGTGCTCCAGCTGTTGCTCACCGGCCGGACCGGGCGCCTGTACAAGGGCCTGGTGCTGGGCCGCGAGGTCGCCACCGAGACCTATGCCCAGCAGGATTCCAGGAAATGGGCCGGCCTGTTCAACATTGGCGGCGAGGCCAAGGAGGGTCGGACCCCGGAGGAGGTGGAAGCGGCGATTGATGCCGAACTGGACCGCCTGAAGGAGGAACTGGTCCCGGCGGAGGAGCTGCAGAAGGTCAAGAACCAGTTCGCCGCCTTCGAGTACCGGAAGCTGACCGCCAATTTCCCGATCTTCCTCCAGGTGCTGCAGAACGAGGGGTTGGGTGACTGGCGCGAGGTCAACGAGGCTGCCGCCAAACTTCAGGCCGTCACGGCGGAGGATGTGCAGCGCGTGGCGCGCAAATACTTCACCCGGGAGGACCGGGCGGTGGCGATCTATACCCGCAAGCCCGGGACCGGCGACGCGTCCGAGGATCCCGACCTCGCGGGGCTCAGCGCCGACCAGCGCCCCATCATCCTGCGGATCGTGCAGTCGCTCACGGCAGAGACCGATGTCGCCCAACTGCGCCAGGCGCTTGCCCAGATGCAGGCCGAGGGCGACAACGCGGATCCCAAGCGGCAGCAACTCCAGCGGATCATCCGGAAGAAACTCGCCGAGCGGATCGCCGAGCTCGAAAACAACTGA
- a CDS encoding CDP-alcohol phosphatidyltransferase family protein, translating to MNGPSRRPIAARNTSWAAAAARALVRAGLKPNTISVLSAVFGGVAGLSFWFAGRVEAPAAWIACMVGAMAGMQLRLLCNLFDGMVAIEGGFKTKSGEVFNELPDRFSDAFVFAGAGHALSTGHAWMPTLGWLAAVLAVTTAYVRAMGAAGGASQHFCGPMAKQHRMAVMTVACLIACAAPWWAVAAKALTIGLSVVVVGSLVTIVRRTGRIVRDLESR from the coding sequence ATGAACGGACCCTCTCGTCGCCCCATAGCCGCACGGAACACTTCTTGGGCCGCCGCCGCCGCGCGTGCCTTGGTCAGGGCCGGCTTGAAGCCGAACACCATCTCGGTCCTCAGCGCGGTCTTTGGCGGAGTGGCCGGTCTGAGCTTCTGGTTCGCGGGACGCGTGGAAGCGCCAGCGGCTTGGATCGCCTGCATGGTCGGTGCGATGGCCGGGATGCAGCTCCGATTGCTCTGCAACCTCTTCGACGGCATGGTCGCCATCGAGGGTGGCTTCAAGACAAAGTCCGGTGAGGTCTTCAACGAACTGCCTGACCGGTTTTCGGATGCCTTCGTCTTCGCCGGCGCGGGCCACGCGTTGTCAACCGGCCATGCGTGGATGCCGACGTTGGGCTGGCTGGCAGCGGTGTTGGCCGTGACCACAGCCTACGTCCGGGCGATGGGCGCGGCGGGCGGCGCTTCGCAGCACTTCTGCGGCCCGATGGCCAAGCAACATCGCATGGCCGTGATGACCGTCGCGTGCCTGATCGCCTGCGCCGCACCATGGTGGGCGGTCGCCGCCAAGGCACTGACGATCGGACTGTCGGTCGTCGTGGTCGGCAGCCTCGTCACCATCGTTCGTCGCACCGGCCGGATCGTCCGCGATCTGGAATCTCGATGA
- a CDS encoding NAD-dependent malic enzyme yields MTLDKDLRGFALLHNPRFNKGSAFTQAERDALGLNGLLPDQVQEIRVQIARVHNQLESIPDDLQKYLFLSDLQSRNQTLFYAVLMSDPARFMPLVYTPTVGEACQKFDHVFRGSRGLYLPITAKGRVRELMKNWPETDVRFIVVTDGERILGLGDLGVGGMGIPVGKLALYTACAGVPPDLTLPVTLDVGTNNQDLREDPLYLGLRQERVRGPAYDAFVDEFVSAVQELHPKCCIQWEDFANFNAYAILNRYRDKVCTYNDDIQGTAAVALAGLYGAIRISGRKLSEQTVLFLGGGAAATGIAELISDAMALEGLTIEQARRRNWLYDIQGLVTADRNDLTDFQKPFSHDHPAVPSFVAAIEAIRPTAIIGVSTVPKLFNRAVIEAMSRINPRPVIFPYSNPTSRSECTAEEAYTWSAGRAIFASGSPFAPVDFAGRTFIPGQGNNVYIFPAIGLAVLATEASRVTQELFICAAQAVAEQVTQDQLDSGLIYPPQSRILEASQHAATRVAQRIFDRGLARVPRPADVPAHVRRCAYSPVYTPYV; encoded by the coding sequence ATGACTCTCGATAAAGACCTCCGCGGCTTCGCCCTGCTTCACAATCCCCGATTCAACAAAGGCTCGGCATTCACACAGGCGGAACGCGATGCGCTTGGACTCAATGGCCTCCTGCCCGATCAGGTCCAGGAAATCCGCGTGCAGATCGCCCGCGTGCACAACCAGCTTGAGTCCATCCCGGATGATCTGCAGAAGTATCTGTTCCTGTCGGATCTGCAGAGCCGGAACCAGACGCTCTTTTATGCGGTGTTGATGTCGGATCCGGCCCGCTTCATGCCGCTGGTGTACACGCCGACGGTGGGTGAGGCCTGCCAGAAATTCGACCATGTTTTCCGGGGCTCACGCGGGCTCTACTTGCCGATCACCGCCAAAGGCCGGGTCCGTGAATTGATGAAGAACTGGCCGGAGACGGACGTACGCTTCATTGTGGTCACAGACGGGGAGCGGATTCTCGGTCTGGGAGACCTGGGCGTGGGCGGCATGGGCATCCCCGTCGGCAAGCTCGCGCTTTATACGGCCTGCGCCGGCGTGCCGCCGGATCTGACCCTGCCGGTCACCCTGGACGTCGGAACGAACAACCAGGATCTGCGGGAGGATCCGCTCTACCTGGGCCTGCGGCAGGAGCGTGTCCGCGGGCCAGCCTATGATGCGTTCGTGGACGAATTTGTCTCGGCGGTGCAGGAACTCCATCCGAAGTGCTGCATCCAGTGGGAGGACTTTGCGAATTTCAATGCCTACGCCATCCTGAATCGTTATCGCGACAAGGTCTGCACCTACAACGACGACATCCAGGGCACGGCGGCCGTGGCACTCGCGGGCCTGTACGGTGCCATCAGGATCAGCGGCCGGAAGCTCAGCGAACAGACCGTGCTCTTCCTCGGGGGCGGCGCCGCGGCCACGGGAATCGCCGAACTCATCAGCGACGCCATGGCCCTCGAAGGGCTGACGATCGAACAGGCGCGCCGGCGGAACTGGCTCTACGACATCCAGGGATTGGTCACGGCCGACCGCAACGATCTGACGGATTTCCAGAAACCCTTCTCGCACGATCACCCGGCAGTGCCGAGCTTCGTTGCCGCCATCGAGGCGATCCGACCGACCGCGATCATCGGCGTCAGCACGGTCCCGAAGCTGTTCAATCGAGCCGTCATCGAGGCCATGAGCCGGATCAATCCGCGTCCGGTCATCTTCCCCTACTCGAATCCAACCTCCCGATCGGAATGCACGGCGGAGGAGGCCTACACCTGGTCCGCAGGCCGGGCGATCTTCGCCAGTGGCAGCCCCTTCGCCCCGGTGGACTTCGCCGGCAGGACCTTCATTCCCGGACAGGGCAACAATGTCTATATCTTCCCCGCCATCGGTCTGGCGGTCCTGGCCACCGAGGCCAGCCGCGTCACCCAGGAATTGTTCATCTGCGCCGCGCAGGCCGTTGCGGAGCAGGTGACGCAGGATCAGCTCGACAGCGGCCTCATCTATCCGCCGCAAAGCCGCATTCTCGAAGCATCCCAGCACGCCGCGACCCGTGTGGCCCAGCGGATCTTTGATCGCGGGCTGGCGCGCGTTCCGCGTCCTGCCGACGTCCCCGCGCACGTGCGCCGCTGTGCCTACTCCCCCGTCTACACACCCTATGTCTGA
- a CDS encoding 1-acyl-sn-glycerol-3-phosphate acyltransferase: MTSLLLTGLVRLLCGVRAHWQGCAPVPRQRIYFANHTSNLDALVIWAALPPGLRATTRPVAARDYWEKGPIRRFLAHRVFHAVLIERQKVTPSTNPLTAMTEAMGATDSLIIFPEGGRKNGPEPEAFKSGLYHLAKQKPDVEFIPVYLENLNRVLPRGEGLPVPMLCSLTVGAPMRLEAGETKPGFLERARRAVWNLRNP; encoded by the coding sequence ATGACCTCGCTCTTGCTCACCGGCCTGGTCCGGCTGCTCTGCGGCGTCCGCGCTCACTGGCAGGGCTGCGCCCCCGTTCCCAGGCAGCGGATCTACTTCGCCAACCACACGAGCAACCTTGACGCCCTCGTCATCTGGGCGGCGTTGCCTCCCGGCCTGCGCGCCACGACGCGTCCGGTCGCCGCGCGCGACTACTGGGAAAAGGGCCCGATCCGCCGCTTCCTGGCGCACCGGGTCTTCCATGCCGTGCTGATCGAGCGGCAGAAGGTCACCCCCAGCACCAACCCGCTCACCGCCATGACCGAAGCGATGGGCGCGACGGATTCGTTGATCATTTTCCCCGAAGGCGGCCGCAAGAACGGCCCCGAGCCCGAGGCCTTCAAGAGCGGGCTCTATCACCTGGCGAAGCAGAAGCCGGACGTCGAGTTCATCCCCGTCTACCTGGAGAACCTGAACCGCGTCCTGCCCAGGGGTGAAGGCCTGCCGGTCCCGATGCTGTGCAGCCTCACCGTCGGGGCGCCGATGAGGCTGGAGGCGGGCGAGACCAAGCCCGGCTTCCTCGAACGCGCCCGACGCGCCGTCTGGAACCTTCGAAACCCATGA
- a CDS encoding sugar phosphate isomerase/epimerase, with the protein MNANRRQFLLQSAAALAAGCATRPKPPAYEISLAEWSLHKALFGKQMTHLDFPKVAREDYGIGAIELVNQFMMQQATDAAYLREFRSRADGEGVRVLLIMCDGEGNLGDPDPARRRQAVVNHHKWADAARYLGGHSIRVNAATGDIGSYEEQQDRAVDGLSALADYCATLGMHCLVENHGGLSSDGAWLSGVIRRVGKPNCGTLPDFGNFQIRPGEWYDRYLGVEQLMPFARAVSAKSNDFDADGNCVETDYFRMMRIVLDAGYHGYVGIEYEGGTLSEHDGIVATQRLLERVRSTLA; encoded by the coding sequence ATGAACGCCAACCGCCGCCAGTTTCTCCTCCAGTCCGCCGCCGCCCTTGCGGCCGGATGTGCCACCCGGCCCAAGCCGCCCGCCTACGAGATCAGCCTGGCCGAATGGTCGCTGCACAAGGCGCTGTTTGGCAAGCAGATGACCCATCTCGATTTTCCGAAGGTCGCGCGAGAGGACTACGGCATCGGGGCGATCGAGCTGGTCAATCAGTTCATGATGCAGCAGGCGACGGATGCCGCCTACCTCCGCGAGTTCAGGAGCCGTGCGGACGGGGAGGGGGTGCGGGTCCTCCTGATCATGTGCGATGGTGAGGGGAATCTGGGGGATCCGGATCCCGCAAGGCGGCGTCAGGCGGTGGTCAACCACCACAAGTGGGCGGACGCGGCCCGGTATCTCGGCGGCCACAGCATCCGGGTGAATGCGGCCACCGGAGACATCGGCTCCTACGAGGAGCAGCAGGATCGTGCCGTGGACGGGCTGTCTGCCCTTGCGGACTACTGCGCGACGCTCGGCATGCATTGCCTGGTGGAGAATCATGGCGGCCTCAGCTCCGATGGCGCCTGGCTTTCCGGGGTGATACGCCGGGTGGGCAAGCCCAACTGCGGGACGCTGCCGGATTTCGGCAACTTCCAGATCCGGCCCGGGGAATGGTACGACCGCTATCTGGGCGTGGAGCAACTGATGCCCTTCGCCCGGGCGGTCAGTGCCAAGTCCAATGATTTTGATGCCGATGGGAACTGTGTGGAGACCGACTACTTCCGTATGATGCGCATCGTGCTGGATGCCGGCTACCACGGGTACGTGGGCATTGAGTATGAGGGCGGCACCCTCAGCGAGCACGACGGCATCGTCGCCACTCAACGGCTCCTGGAACGGGTGCGCAGCACCCTGGCGTGA
- a CDS encoding insulinase family protein, with translation MKFHRPSAAPALALALLFAPWIATAADIPNRPEQLDFPPLVYEPPNPSDYRVALKSGPVAYVVPDRTLPLVTLSILIRCGSYLDPADQAGLADATGHLLVRGGTKSMTAEALEERLAFLAANLGSGIGDDSGSVSLNLLSKDLPEGLEILREVLTAPRFQQDKLDLYRQQSLQAMKQRNDDSTAIESRERRFLAYGTHFWLCRFPTAQSVQSITAEDLHGFHRRWIHPGSFVVAASGDFDRDAMIGRLESLFSDWPHTGEPPPAIPTDIQMAPPGIYLVNKDVNQGRVAVMLPGVLRSNPDMFAILVMNDILGGGGFTSRIMNRVRSDEGLAYGAGSSFQGGIYYPPPFLAAFASKSRTVTYATQIVLEEITSIGRKPVGDDELATAKRSFVDTFPETFNTKAKVAAVFARDELTGRYAQDPTYWQRWRSRIEAVTSDDVQRVAREHLHPDRAVILMVGQAGAIEEGDPAHPVGLRQLSDGPVTRVPLRDPMTMQPLP, from the coding sequence ATGAAGTTCCACCGTCCGTCCGCCGCCCCCGCCCTCGCCCTCGCCCTTCTGTTCGCTCCGTGGATCGCCACCGCCGCGGACATCCCCAATCGGCCCGAGCAACTGGATTTTCCGCCGCTGGTGTATGAGCCACCGAATCCGTCGGACTACCGGGTGGCCCTGAAGTCCGGCCCCGTCGCCTATGTGGTTCCGGACCGCACCCTGCCCCTCGTCACGCTCAGCATCCTGATCCGGTGCGGCAGCTACCTCGACCCGGCAGACCAGGCGGGCCTCGCCGACGCCACCGGGCATTTGCTGGTCCGCGGCGGCACGAAATCCATGACCGCCGAGGCCCTCGAGGAACGCCTCGCGTTTCTGGCGGCCAACCTGGGCTCCGGCATCGGCGATGACTCCGGTTCGGTCTCGCTCAACCTGCTGTCCAAGGACTTGCCCGAAGGCCTGGAGATCCTGCGCGAGGTGCTCACCGCGCCGCGGTTCCAGCAGGACAAACTCGACCTGTACCGTCAGCAGTCCCTGCAGGCGATGAAGCAGCGCAACGATGACTCCACGGCCATCGAGTCCCGCGAACGACGGTTCCTGGCCTACGGCACCCACTTCTGGCTCTGCCGCTTTCCCACCGCACAAAGCGTGCAGTCCATCACCGCCGAGGACCTCCATGGCTTCCACCGTCGGTGGATCCATCCCGGCAGCTTTGTGGTCGCGGCAAGCGGTGACTTTGATCGGGACGCCATGATCGGCCGGCTTGAATCCCTGTTTTCCGACTGGCCCCACACCGGCGAGCCGCCGCCGGCCATCCCCACCGACATCCAGATGGCCCCTCCCGGCATCTACCTGGTCAACAAGGACGTCAACCAGGGTCGGGTCGCCGTGATGCTCCCGGGGGTGTTGCGGAGCAATCCGGACATGTTCGCCATCCTGGTGATGAACGACATTCTCGGGGGCGGCGGCTTCACCTCGCGGATCATGAACCGGGTGCGATCCGACGAGGGACTGGCCTACGGCGCCGGCAGCAGCTTCCAGGGCGGGATCTATTACCCGCCTCCGTTCCTCGCCGCGTTCGCCTCCAAGTCCCGCACGGTCACCTACGCGACACAAATCGTGCTGGAGGAGATCACCTCCATCGGGAGGAAACCGGTGGGCGATGACGAACTCGCCACGGCCAAGCGTTCCTTCGTGGACACATTCCCGGAGACCTTCAACACCAAGGCCAAGGTCGCGGCCGTGTTTGCCCGAGATGAGTTGACGGGACGCTATGCACAGGACCCCACGTACTGGCAGCGGTGGCGTTCGCGCATCGAAGCTGTCACAAGCGACGACGTCCAACGCGTGGCCCGGGAGCACCTGCATCCGGATCGCGCGGTCATCCTGATGGTGGGTCAGGCCGGTGCCATCGAGGAGGGGGATCCGGCGCACCCCGTCGGCCTCCGCCAACTGTCGGACGGCCCGGTCACGCGGGTCCCCTTGCGTGATCCCATGACGATGCAGCCGCTGCCGTGA
- a CDS encoding phosphatidate cytidylyltransferase — protein MNFDPQLLGLFGGILGILVVASVVGGWLARRPGDDEWRATVANLNARTAAWWVMAAVFAGALLLGKPGVIALFGVASFLALREFITLTPTRPADHRTLFWAFFIITPLQYWLIAEEWYGLFSILIPVYVFLFIPVRSAVVGDCERFLERTAKIQWALLLCVYCVSHVPALMTLEIAGYEGRNAELIFYLVVVAQLGDVLQYVWGKTLGRHRIVPTVSPNKTWEGFIGGIASATAIGAALWRITPFTPLQSAGMALAIACLGFAGGLVMSAIKRDRGVKDYGALIEGHGGVMDRMDSLCFAAPVFFHLVRFYFT, from the coding sequence ATGAACTTCGATCCCCAGTTGCTAGGGCTCTTCGGCGGGATCCTCGGAATCCTCGTCGTGGCCAGCGTCGTCGGTGGGTGGCTGGCCCGGAGGCCCGGCGACGACGAATGGCGCGCCACCGTGGCCAATCTCAATGCCCGCACCGCCGCGTGGTGGGTCATGGCGGCGGTCTTCGCGGGCGCGCTGCTGCTGGGGAAGCCGGGCGTGATCGCGCTTTTCGGCGTCGCATCATTCCTCGCGTTGCGGGAATTCATCACCCTCACCCCGACGCGACCCGCAGATCATCGCACACTTTTCTGGGCCTTCTTCATCATCACGCCCCTGCAATACTGGCTGATCGCCGAGGAGTGGTATGGACTCTTCAGCATCCTCATCCCGGTCTATGTCTTCCTCTTCATCCCGGTGCGCAGCGCGGTGGTGGGCGACTGCGAACGGTTCCTGGAACGGACCGCCAAGATCCAATGGGCGCTGTTGCTCTGCGTGTATTGCGTGAGCCACGTGCCCGCCCTGATGACGCTGGAGATCGCCGGCTACGAAGGGCGGAACGCCGAGCTGATCTTCTACCTCGTGGTCGTCGCCCAGCTCGGCGACGTGCTGCAATACGTCTGGGGCAAGACGCTCGGACGGCATCGCATCGTGCCCACGGTCAGCCCGAACAAGACGTGGGAGGGGTTCATCGGCGGCATCGCCTCGGCCACGGCCATCGGCGCGGCACTCTGGCGGATCACGCCGTTCACACCGCTGCAATCGGCCGGCATGGCGCTGGCGATTGCCTGCCTCGGCTTCGCGGGCGGGCTGGTCATGTCCGCCATCAAACGCGACCGGGGCGTGAAGGACTACGGCGCACTGATCGAGGGCCATGGCGGCGTCATGGACCGGATGGATTCCCTCTGTTTCGCCGCGCCGGTGTTCTTTCATTTGGTGCGGTTCTATTTCACCTGA